In Vicia villosa cultivar HV-30 ecotype Madison, WI unplaced genomic scaffold, Vvil1.0 ctg.000370F_1_1, whole genome shotgun sequence, a single window of DNA contains:
- the LOC131627592 gene encoding uncharacterized protein LOC131627592: MPIDNPNWVVDTPDSRSNQNRMKRAMIKVGGNSGTEQGSGLKKTKRILMCKSTSVEEFLKENGENSEEDEFENLEEEENIMGEEENTQQIGSEQTEGANKKRTRGPTQCLKIHARKSADREEVVLDDDGVPIEPNDRTVTNLSWFLGIVARNSDLCPLVYTNFKALKKANKDRIWEFVIDKFSIPNNGTRAVFSRINDAWRRYKKDLKKSCFLKYTTMSERLKHRPQTVPEVHFKQLISYWKNNNIQKISKINVVDRAKQKYMHRIGPTNFPRIRAKLRAKKENGKEVSQAEMFIETRQIQKGKQPDEETSSVIGGDKEDCDEDMEEACDHKDLEESCAEDVEEGCPKDVEEEQGEVQEE; this comes from the exons ATGCCCATCGATAACCCGAATTGGGTGGTTGACACTCCTGATTCAAGGTCAAACCAGAATCGTATGAAAAGGGCAATGATAAAAGTTGGTGGAAATTCCGGGACAGAGCAAGGAAGTGGCTTGAAGAAGACAAAACGAATCCTAATGTGTAAATCGACTTCAgttgaagaattcctcaaagaaaaTGGGGAAaatagtgaagaagatgaatttgaaaatcttGAGGAAGAAGAAAATATAATGGGTGAAGAAGAAAACACTCAGCAAATTGGAAGTGAACAAACTGAAG GGGCAAATAAGAAAAGGACACGTGGACCAACTCAATGTTTGAAAATCCATGCTAGAAAGAGTGCGGATCGTGAAGAGGTGGTCTTAGACGATGATGGAGTACCTATTGAACCCAATGATCGAACCGTGACAAATTTGAGTTGGTTCCTTGGCATTGTCGCGAGGAATTCAGACTTGTGTCCCTTAGTTTATACtaacttcaaagctttgaagaaaGCAAACAAGGACCGTATATGGGAATTTGTCATT GATAAATTCAGTATCCCTAATAATGGAACTAGAGCGGTTTTCTCTCGCATAAATGATGCTTGGAGGCGTTACAAGAAAGATCTCAAAAAGAGTTGTTTTTTAAAGTACACTACTATGAGTGAAAGATTGAAGCATCGTCCCCAGACCGTACCTGAAGTTCATTTCAAGCAATTGATATCCTATTGGAAGAACAATAACATCCAA AAAATTAGCAAAATCAATGTTGTGGACAGAGCTAAGCAAAAGTATATGCATCGGATAGGCCCAACAAACTTTCCGAGGATTCGTGCAAAACTG CGTGCTAAGAAAGAGAACGGAAAGGAAGTTAGCCAGGCAGAGATGTTCATTGAGACTCGACAAATTCAAAAAGGAAAACAGCCGGATGAGGAAACTTCAAGTGTAATT GGTGGAGACAAAGAAGATTGTGATGAAGATATGGAAGAAGCTTGTGATCATAAAGATTTGGAAGAAAGTTGTGCTGAAGATGTGGAAGAAGGTTGTCCTAAAGATGTGGAAGAAGAACAAGGagaagttcaagaagaatag